The Apium graveolens cultivar Ventura chromosome 11, ASM990537v1, whole genome shotgun sequence genome has a window encoding:
- the LOC141698675 gene encoding uncharacterized protein LOC141698675 isoform X1, translating into MKEGSYSHLKLDNFTLFRSDFDFGPSPVSHFSNHKLSGVFRSTPLSGNRISVKDVMPTPPSNNEGSIPSGSPIIATNYRAPLGDITNKSNHGVFRGTNLSGNRMSIKETATSTNYRAPLSDISNKFIQDSKNPGKKDPRTVSGCTTVNQEIIVNHSKRFESTVKSSMSLRLFKGMDDGTDFDSAENFTIADFQAEEGELY; encoded by the exons ATGAAGGAG GGAAGCTACTCGCATTTGAAGCTCGACAACTTCACATTATTTCGTTCAGATTTTG ATTTTGGTCCCTCGCCTGTTTCACATTTTAGTAATCATAAGCTCAGTG GTGTGTTCCGAAGTACTCCGCTTTCAGGAAATAGAATATCAGTGAAGGATGTCATGCCTACGCCGCCAAGCAATAATGAAGGATCCATTCCTTCTGGGTCACCCATAATTGCAACTAATTACAGGGCGCCTCTCGGTGATATAACAAACAAATCCAACCACG GTGTTTTCCGAGGTACTAATCTTTCAGGCAATAGAATGTCGATTAAGGAAACCGCTACTTCAACTAATTACAGGGCACCTCTAAGTGATATTTCTAACAAATTCATCCAAG ATTCAAAAAATCCTGGGAAAAAAGATCCCCGTACTGTTAGTGGTTGCACCACTGTCAATCAAGAAATTATCGTGAATCACAGTAAAAGATTTGAGTCTACGGTTAAGTCTTCTATGTCATTGCGGTTGTTTAAAGGCATGGATGATGGAACTGactttgattctgcag AGAATTTCACAATTGCTGATTTTCAAGCGGAAGAGGGGGAATTGTACTG A
- the LOC141696230 gene encoding uncharacterized protein LOC141696230 has product MGGKVDHSVNYGRAAYVYRLNGQNHHVFGSLIPDEGDDPKFCQLYIYDTKHEVDNRMKWVKVDDGEPIDTEINVEGLVQMLDESNQLVKIFCYARDRFKEQPVRDFKIKLKICRAQNGRENLIGPSDEVACVMVGDIDTTVDDKDLIVEKKINDNLKYIIMQKCGKPLERISSIHPSLMALQYPLLFPLGEDGYHNEIPSSCSLSRSSLPAVVSGTTDASNVGKGYVFPANFLGSRRYMQQNFQDALAICCAVGHPDIFLTMTTNPLWDEIFQMMKIMPGCSARDSPEFQKHGFPHVHMLIWLDFESKKKLSSNVDTFVSVDIPDPITDPVSYEAVKSLMIHGPCGLQNTKSPCMNNCRCTKHFPKKYCRETYFDQSGFLIYRRYNTGITVSKGKIVHDNQWVVPYKRDLLVKYQFDKQAPIDEINAYFDGRYIYASEAAYRIFGFPIHSRQLEAFFFLNQKDPSARKYTFDEIPEHYVWNDTDKIWTMRKRGKQIGRMLYTHHSDGEIWYLRLLLSNACGATSFDSLKTVNGVRYTTFKDACKSLGLLGDDNEWHSLLKECSVGGFLEQIRQLFLHIIINCEVFDLKILWQQHWKFIHESDITEFIKHTSLLIWDEAPMQHRYAFDSLDRSHKDIMKAVDPTRYSMPFGGITVVLGSEFRKILPIIPISTRGDIVSAYITRSRLWVQAKIMLLYRNMRLNQAQNETEVKMLNVFAEWILNIGNGHIKFLKGDGNVYEEDDIILSAHFCDPKIQNSVKNMIDWTYPDCLSNYKLPK; this is encoded by the exons ATGGGTGGTAAGGTGGATCACTCTGTAAATTATGGCAGAGCTGCATATGTTTATCGGCTCAATGGCCAGAACCACCATGTTTTTGGCTCACTTATACCAGACGAAGGTGATGATCCTAAATTCTGTCAACTCTATATTTATGATACGAAGCATGAGGTTGATAACCGGATGAAATGGGTCAAAGTTGATGATGGTGAACCTATTGACACTGAAATTAATGTAGAAGGGTTGGTACAGATGTTAGATGAAAGCAATCAGTTGGTTAAGATATTTTGTTACGCCCGGGATAGGTTCAAGGAGCAGCCTGTTagagattttaaaataaaattgaaaatatgTCGTGCTCAGAATGGTCGTGAGAATCTCATAGGTCCGTCGGACGAAGTTGCTTGCGTAATGGTTGGTGATATTGATACCACAGTAGATGATAAAGATCTTATTGTTGAGAAGAAGATAAATGATAATTTGAAATATATTATAATGCAGAAGTGTGGCAAACCGCTTGAACGTATTTCAAGCATTCACCCATCACTGATGGCTCTACAGTATCCTCTACTCTTTCCTCTTGGGGAAGATGGTTACCATAATGAAATTCC GTCTTCATGTTCGCTTAGCAGGTCGTCTCTACCAGCA GTAGTTAGTGGAACCACTGATGCCTCCAATGTTGGAAAAGGATATGTATTTCCAGCGAACTTTCTTGGTTCTAGACGATACATGCAACAAAATTTTCAAGATGCCCTTGCTATTTGTTGTGCAGTAGGTCACCCTGACATTTTTCTAACCATGACCACTAACCCTTTATGGGATGAAATCTTTCAAATGATGAAAATCATGCCTGGATGTTCAGCTCGAGACTCTCCTG AATTTCAGAAGCACGGATTCCCTCACGTCCATATGTTGATTTGGCTTGATTTCGAATCAAAAAAGAAGTTGTCTTCTAATGTCGATACTTTTGTAAGTGTTGATATTCCCGATCCTATCACTGATCCTGTTAGTTATGAAGCTGTTAAATCTTTGATGATTCATGGGCCTTGTGGACTCCAAAACACCAAATCTCCATGCATGAACAATTGTCGGTGTACCAAGCATTTTCCTAAAAA GTATTGTCGGGAAACTTATTTTGATCAGTCTGGATTCCTAATATATCGTCGTTATAATACCGGCATCACTGTAAGTAAGGGAAAAATTGTTCATGACAATCAGTGGGTGGTTCCTTATAAAAGAGATTTATTGGTCAAATATCAAT TTGATAAACAAGCCCCGATTGATGAGATTAATGCATATTTTGATGGTAGATACATTTACGCCTCTGAAGCTGCCTATCGTATATTTGGTTTTCCTATACATTCCCG TCAGCTGGAGGCCTTTTTCTTTCTTAACCAAAAAGATCCCAGTGCACGTAAATACACCTTTGATGAGATTCCTGAGCATTATGTGTGGAATGATACAGATAAAATTTGGACCATGCGGAAGAGAGGCAAACAAATTGGTCGTATGTTGTATACACATCATAGTGACGGTGAGATCTGGTATCTCCGTCTGCTGCTTTCAAATGCATGTGGCGCTACTTCTTTTGATTCGCTGAAGACTGTTAACGGTGTGCGTTATACTACATTTAAAGACGCGTGCAAGTCTTTAGGACTGCTAGGCGATGATAATGAATGGCATTCGTTACTAAAAGAATGTTCAGTAGGTGGTTTTCTGGAACAGATACGACAACTTTTTTTACACATAATTATCAACTGTGAAGTATTTGATTTAAAGATTTTGTGGCAGCAACATTGGAAATTCAT TCATGAATCTGATATTACTGAGTTCATAAAGCACACGAGTTTATTAATATGGGATGAAGCCCCGATGCAGCATAGGTATGCGTTTGATAGCTTGGATCGATCTCATAAGGATATTATGAAAGCCGTGGATCCTACAAGATACAGTATGCCATTCGGAGGTATAACAGTTGTTCTTGGCAGTGAATTCCGGAAAATACTTCCTATCATTCCCATTTCAACACGGGGAGATATAGTTTCTGCATATATAACAAGATCACGTCTTTGGGTGCAAGCGAAGATTATGTTACTATATCGTAACATGAGGCTGAACCAAGCACAAAATGAAACCGAGGTGAAAATGTTAAACGTTTTTGCGGAATGGATACTGAATATTGGTAATGGTCACATAAAATTTCTGAAGGGGGATGGAAATGTTTATGAAGAAGATGACATTATCCTTTCAGCACATTTTTGTGATCCTAAAATCCAAAACTCCGTTAAAAATATGATTGATTGGACATATCCAGATTGTCTTTCCAATTACAAGCTTCCCAAGTAA
- the LOC141698675 gene encoding uncharacterized protein LOC141698675 isoform X2, translating to MKEGSYSHLKLDNFTLFRSDFGVFRSTPLSGNRISVKDVMPTPPSNNEGSIPSGSPIIATNYRAPLGDITNKSNHGVFRGTNLSGNRMSIKETATSTNYRAPLSDISNKFIQDSKNPGKKDPRTVSGCTTVNQEIIVNHSKRFESTVKSSMSLRLFKGMDDGTDFDSAENFTIADFQAEEGELY from the exons ATGAAGGAG GGAAGCTACTCGCATTTGAAGCTCGACAACTTCACATTATTTCGTTCAGATTTTG GTGTGTTCCGAAGTACTCCGCTTTCAGGAAATAGAATATCAGTGAAGGATGTCATGCCTACGCCGCCAAGCAATAATGAAGGATCCATTCCTTCTGGGTCACCCATAATTGCAACTAATTACAGGGCGCCTCTCGGTGATATAACAAACAAATCCAACCACG GTGTTTTCCGAGGTACTAATCTTTCAGGCAATAGAATGTCGATTAAGGAAACCGCTACTTCAACTAATTACAGGGCACCTCTAAGTGATATTTCTAACAAATTCATCCAAG ATTCAAAAAATCCTGGGAAAAAAGATCCCCGTACTGTTAGTGGTTGCACCACTGTCAATCAAGAAATTATCGTGAATCACAGTAAAAGATTTGAGTCTACGGTTAAGTCTTCTATGTCATTGCGGTTGTTTAAAGGCATGGATGATGGAACTGactttgattctgcag AGAATTTCACAATTGCTGATTTTCAAGCGGAAGAGGGGGAATTGTACTG A